The genomic region AAAGGTAATTCTCCTACTTTAAGCGTCGGAAGAATGTCAATTCAAGCATGGAATGTTGCAAAGTCTGGAAGCGAGTCAGCAGAAAAGAAACGAGGAGAAATCCAGGTAAAATACGGAAAACTTAAAGAAGATTTTAAGGAGGTATTAAAATTAAATTCCTCGAACAAAGGAACTTTGTTTGGAGATCATGAGGAATTTGATATTTCTGGAACTTTAAATAAAAATAAAAATCATTTTTATTGGAAGATGATAGCAAGAGATTTGAATTTAAATCAAGAAGAACTGAATAATTTATATGTTGTTCGTGTTTCTTCAAAAGTTATGTCATCTCTCAGTAAGAAAAAGGTTCTTCCAAAATCGGATGCTTATATAATTAGAGCTGATCTCTCTAAATCTTTTTTACTATCTAAAGAATACAAACTATCTGAAGATGATTTGGTAGGTATAATATATAAAAAAGTAGGACGTAGTGGCATTTCAGTAAAAAGAGCTGATTCGAAGAAATATACTATTGTAAAACTTACAGTTGCTTCATTTGAAAAGTGCTTTGAAATCGAGCCAGAGATAAAAAAAATAATTGCTGGACTTTTGTTATATAGTAAAGAGAAGGATATGTATAAAAATCTTGAAATTTTAAATAAGATTGGTATATCTGAACTTGAATTGATAAATTATACAAATCGATTTATTGTAGATAAAGTTATTTCGTGCAATGATCCCAAAAATGTCGATATAATCAGGAGTACGATGCAAGAACGGACTCGAACACTAATTGAAAAAAATTTAGAAATCAAAAAAGCACTATTTATGGGTGAAGGCTGGTATGAAGAACCCTATTGCATCAATTATATTTTTAAAGATGGGAAATTATCAAATGATGTATTTTCTGAGTATATTATTACTACAGGTTCAGGCCGTTCAAAGGGCAATTATACAATTGCGTTGAAGCCTAAGTAAATAGATTTTAGTTAAACAAAAAAAGAACCGGGCGATTTTTGCCCGGTTTTTCTTATTAATCTTGATTGTATTCATCGACTTCTTTTTGAGCTTCTTTTTCATCTCGATAAATCCAACTACCAAAGAATTCAGCGCTTTCTCCATTTTTATCAAAAAACTCGCCTTCATCAATACCAACGAAAACTTCTCTGACAGTATCTTTGCCATCTTCCACTTCTTCTGCTTGTTCTTTATTCATAAATAATACGTCATGGATAAGCCACATTTTTTGTACATATTTTTTTTTGAATTCAAATTTTGTCATTTCAAAAACAGTCCCTTCACATATCTATTTTTATTATTAATCAAGTGTATATCAAAAAAATGAACGGGTATATAATACCTCATTTTGTTTCCTCTTCGATTTCTTTCACTAGCTTATAAAAGGTTGTGCGCTTTACTCCTGCTTCTTCTATTGCTGCGGTACCTGTGATTTCTCCCGCTTTCCATTTTCGATAAGCTGCAAGAAACTTTTCATCTATTGCTGCTTTCGGTCTGCCAAACAGTGTACCATTCCTTATGGCTATATCAATACCTTCTCTTTGTCTGGTGCGGATCTTCATGCGTTCTTCCTCCGCTATCCAAGACAGAATCTGCAAAACTAGATCACTTATAAAAGTACCTAAACTATCTTTGTGTTTAGTAGTATCCAGGAGTGGCATGTCCAAAACAACAATGTCCGCCCCTATTACTTTTGTAATCTCGTTCCACTCGTTTAAGATGTCCTCTTTATTTCGGCCAAAACGATCAAGGCTATGTATATACAATACATCACCTTTCCTTAAGACTCGTTTCATGAGTTGGTACTGTTCACGATCAAAGTTTTTGCCAGATTGCTTATCAATGAATAAGTCACGATCTGAAACACCTTGCTGCTTTATTAATTCAAGCTGACGTAATTCATTTTGATCCTTAGATGATACTCGTACATAACCAATTTTTCTTGTGTTCATTTTTCTTCCTCCTAAATTTAATTTTATCATTTTTGTTCGTAAAACACCCATCAACTAAACGAATGTTCGTAAAGTCGTTTTAGATATAAACGAACAACAAAACATAGTGTTTGCATACCTTTTTGGATTGTTCGCAAAAGTGTACTTAAACGAACATATCCATTGATAAGCTGCGGACTATTCTTCCGAACCATATTTATAAGGTTCTGTACCACCTCCCCCCCCGGTGGGCTCGGAAAGATTTAGCAAACAAACCTATATATACCTACTTGGGGGTCAGAAAAATTTCAAAAAATAAGCCCCCTATAGAGAAAATATTTACAATTGGAGCAATATTTTAGCGGCTATACTCCCATCGAAAGGGTATTTGTATACGTTTGGAAATTAAGTAGACAGAAGTGTTGACAAATTATTATCAAGTGCTTATGTTCCTTTCATCAAATACAAAGGAGCAATAAAATGATTAGAACAACTAAAGAAGTTGGGGCGGTATTACGCCAAAAACGTATAAATCAGCTACTTTCATTACGTGATTTGTCAGAGATTATAAATATCAGTAAATCATTATTGAGTAAATACGAACTGGGGCAAAGGAACATATCTCGTAATCATTTTCCGGTGATTGTTGACTATTTGAATGGTCACTTTGATCAAGAGATTATGAAAATTCGATTAGATGATTTACAGCAAAAATATGAGCATTTAACAGGTAAGAGAGGGTTGGAGTTATGGGGATTGGTGGAGTAATTAAAAAGGTCGGCAGTTCTGTTCTTTCTGGTGGAAAAGCTAGCAAGATAGGTGGTGCGTCTTTTGCTATTGATACGGCTTTTAACCTTCAAGGTGGAGATGATGTAGGCACATCGGTGGCGAAAGCTAGTGTTACTGGTATGATGACTGCTTCTAATCCAGGGATTTTCTTGGTGGGGACTGCTGCAAGTTTAGCCAAAGATGGTTATTGGGGTTTGCAGCGATTTAACTATCAAAAGAAACAATGGTGGAATGCTCAATATGCTACTAACAATGCTGTTGGTGGTAATTACGTAGATACTCAACGAGCATTAACTATGCGACAAGCAGCGGTGCAAGCTATCCAAGGAAGCAAGACGAATGCAAGAAGTGCTTTGGGTGGAGAAGCTAAAATAATACACCCGTATGC from Arthrobacter citreus harbors:
- a CDS encoding helix-turn-helix transcriptional regulator, whose translation is MIRTTKEVGAVLRQKRINQLLSLRDLSEIINISKSLLSKYELGQRNISRNHFPVIVDYLNGHFDQEIMKIRLDDLQQKYEHLTGKRGLELWGLVE
- a CDS encoding recombinase family protein; the encoded protein is MNTRKIGYVRVSSKDQNELRQLELIKQQGVSDRDLFIDKQSGKNFDREQYQLMKRVLRKGDVLYIHSLDRFGRNKEDILNEWNEITKVIGADIVVLDMPLLDTTKHKDSLGTFISDLVLQILSWIAEEERMKIRTRQREGIDIAIRNGTLFGRPKAAIDEKFLAAYRKWKAGEITGTAAIEEAGVKRTTFYKLVKEIEEETK